The proteins below are encoded in one region of Lentisphaera araneosa HTCC2155:
- a CDS encoding cytochrome c oxidase subunit II, translated as SQDSVKLSPLKIAKAQRKALQQKDVAEAGDAEKIAALDKQISDFESNPKFNNLSYFSKNQDLFSKDGEAILSPKVLTVPINTPIRLVVTSKDVLHSFAIPAMRVKRDAVPGQKREFMFTPIKEGVYYYTCNEMCGTDHAFMVGWLNVVSQDEYAKFKESIKPKEGGTPAEIGERLWERNCKSCHAIDPKAPKGIGPNWWGLWGKERTFTDGTKAIADHQYLTDSINDPAKQIVPGYAVPMPAQGLNEVQVKNLIEFIKTLSDKPSEEKSEDTVK; from the coding sequence TCGCAAGACTCAGTAAAACTCAGCCCACTTAAAATAGCTAAAGCACAAAGAAAAGCTTTGCAACAAAAAGATGTAGCTGAAGCTGGAGATGCTGAGAAAATTGCAGCTTTAGACAAACAAATCTCTGATTTCGAAAGTAACCCGAAGTTTAATAACCTAAGTTACTTCAGTAAAAACCAAGATCTATTTAGTAAAGATGGCGAAGCTATTTTAAGCCCAAAGGTCTTGACAGTTCCAATTAATACTCCCATTAGATTAGTCGTTACTTCAAAAGATGTTCTCCACTCATTTGCGATTCCCGCTATGCGTGTAAAACGCGATGCTGTTCCTGGTCAAAAACGCGAATTTATGTTTACTCCAATTAAAGAAGGCGTCTACTACTACACATGTAATGAAATGTGCGGTACTGACCACGCATTCATGGTCGGTTGGCTGAACGTTGTTTCTCAAGATGAATACGCAAAATTCAAAGAGTCAATCAAACCAAAAGAAGGTGGTACTCCTGCTGAAATTGGTGAACGCCTCTGGGAAAGGAACTGTAAATCTTGTCACGCCATTGATCCAAAAGCTCCAAAAGGCATTGGTCCTAACTGGTGGGGTCTGTGGGGTAAAGAAAGAACCTTCACTGATGGCACTAAAGCTATTGCTGATCATCAATATCTTACTGACTCTATTAATGATCCAGCTAAACAAATTGTACCTGGCTATGCTGTTCCAATGCCGGCTCAGGGTTTAAATGAAGTTCAAGTCAAAAACCTCATCGAATTTATTAAAACATTATCAGACAAGCCTTCAGAAGAGAAATCTGAAGACACTGTGAAATAG
- a CDS encoding cytochrome c oxidase subunit I, producing the protein MSTTTQNEVNFYQAKKGIMSWVYTIDHKRIGIMYLIASSLALFAGGAFALMIRAQLATPGGMLPMTPEYKDTYNMWFTLHGVIMVFLFIIPAIPAALGNFILPLMVGAKDVAFPKMNLASFYIYVIGACVALYGIVGGESPLTTGWTFYLPYSKETAGAVITMTLAAFILGFSSIFTGINFIVTIHKLRAPGMSWYKMPLFLWALYATSILQVLATPVLGITLLLLIAERTLQVGIFDPALGGDPVLFQHFFWFYSHPAVYIMILPGMGVISEVISCFSRKVIFGYKAIANSSIAIAVISFLVWGHHMFLSGQSVYAGLVFSFLTFLVAIPSAIKVFNWVATLHRGSITFETPMCYALSFLFLFTIGGLTGLPLATLSTDIVLHDTYYVVAHFHYVMFGGTVIAFFSGLHFYWPKMVGKMYNETVGKVACIIVFIGFNVTFFSQFFLGYTGMPRRYFTYDSSNELWSQMHGFSSIGAFILGFGVLILFANLIASLFSDRKAPNNPWGATTMDWETQSPPVLENFSEDVPVMKKAPYEYE; encoded by the coding sequence ATGAGTACAACTACACAAAACGAAGTCAATTTTTACCAGGCCAAAAAAGGCATCATGTCTTGGGTCTACACTATCGACCACAAACGCATTGGTATCATGTACCTTATTGCATCTTCACTCGCTCTCTTTGCTGGTGGTGCTTTTGCCCTCATGATCCGTGCTCAACTTGCAACTCCAGGCGGCATGCTCCCCATGACTCCAGAGTACAAGGATACATACAACATGTGGTTCACACTTCACGGTGTGATCATGGTTTTCCTCTTCATTATCCCTGCGATCCCCGCAGCCTTAGGCAACTTTATACTCCCGCTCATGGTTGGGGCTAAAGATGTTGCCTTCCCGAAGATGAACTTGGCCAGTTTCTATATTTATGTCATTGGTGCTTGCGTTGCCCTCTACGGTATTGTCGGTGGTGAAAGCCCACTCACAACTGGTTGGACCTTCTACTTACCTTATTCAAAAGAAACCGCTGGTGCCGTCATAACCATGACCCTGGCAGCCTTTATATTAGGTTTCTCGTCGATCTTCACAGGTATTAACTTCATTGTAACAATTCACAAATTGCGTGCTCCGGGTATGAGCTGGTACAAGATGCCACTTTTCCTATGGGCTCTTTATGCAACTTCAATTCTCCAGGTTCTAGCTACTCCAGTTCTTGGTATCACACTTCTTCTTCTCATTGCAGAAAGAACTCTTCAAGTTGGTATTTTTGACCCCGCACTTGGTGGTGATCCAGTACTTTTCCAGCATTTCTTCTGGTTCTACTCTCACCCAGCTGTATACATCATGATTCTCCCTGGTATGGGTGTTATCTCTGAGGTTATCTCTTGCTTCTCACGTAAAGTTATCTTTGGTTACAAAGCTATTGCTAACTCTTCTATCGCGATTGCGGTTATCTCCTTCCTCGTATGGGGTCACCACATGTTCCTTTCAGGTCAATCAGTCTACGCTGGCTTAGTCTTCTCTTTCTTGACTTTCCTCGTTGCAATTCCTTCTGCGATTAAAGTATTCAACTGGGTAGCTACACTCCACAGAGGTTCAATCACTTTTGAAACTCCCATGTGCTATGCCCTTTCTTTCCTTTTCCTTTTCACCATCGGTGGTTTAACTGGTTTACCGCTTGCTACGCTCTCAACTGATATTGTTCTTCACGATACATACTATGTTGTAGCTCACTTCCACTACGTAATGTTTGGTGGTACCGTTATCGCTTTCTTCTCTGGCCTTCACTTCTACTGGCCAAAAATGGTTGGTAAAATGTATAATGAGACAGTCGGTAAAGTTGCCTGTATTATCGTTTTTATCGGCTTCAACGTGACTTTCTTCTCTCAGTTCTTCCTCGGTTACACAGGTATGCCCCGCCGTTACTTCACATATGATTCAAGCAACGAACTTTGGAGCCAAATGCACGGCTTCAGTTCTATCGGTGCTTTCATCCTCGGTTTCGGTGTACTTATCCTTTTTGCTAACCTTATTGCTTCACTCTTTAGTGACCGTAAGGCTCCCAACAATCCTTGGGGTGCAACGACTATGGACTGGGAAACTCAGTCACCTCCTGTCCTCGAAAACTTCTCTGAGGATGTTCCCGTAATGAAAAAAGCTCCCTACGAGTACGAATAA
- a CDS encoding cytochrome c oxidase subunit 3 family protein, which yields MSSKVDTSKFIPRFVSHHFSNADQEFESCKLGMWLFLLTEFMLFGGIFVAYVVFRTWYPETFESGADKLDWKMGAVNTVILITSSVTMAVAIREVQLNRKGRALALLLFTVLCGMGFLVVKYFEYSHKFELGIFPGDFFSFMGDHMSNEHLYFSIYFMATATHVLHVILGLIAILWVSWRTAKGEFYEAYYTPVEMVGLYWHLVDLIWIFLFPLLYLTK from the coding sequence ATGAGCTCTAAGGTAGATACAAGTAAATTTATCCCTCGTTTCGTTTCGCATCACTTTTCGAATGCGGATCAGGAATTCGAATCATGCAAACTTGGCATGTGGTTATTTCTCCTCACGGAATTCATGCTCTTTGGCGGCATTTTTGTTGCCTATGTAGTTTTCCGCACTTGGTACCCAGAAACATTTGAAAGTGGCGCTGATAAGCTCGACTGGAAAATGGGTGCTGTGAACACTGTTATCCTTATTACTTCCTCGGTGACAATGGCCGTTGCCATCCGCGAAGTTCAACTCAACCGCAAAGGTAGAGCACTAGCATTATTGCTCTTCACAGTTCTCTGCGGCATGGGCTTCCTCGTTGTTAAGTACTTTGAATATAGTCACAAATTTGAACTCGGTATTTTCCCTGGCGATTTCTTTTCGTTCATGGGCGATCACATGAGTAATGAACATCTCTATTTTAGTATTTACTTCATGGCGACTGCGACACACGTACTTCACGTTATTCTCGGTCTCATCGCGATTCTCTGGGTTTCTTGGAGAACGGCTAAGGGTGAATTCTACGAAGCTTACTACACTCCAGTTGAAATGGTCGGCCTTTACTGGCACTTAGTTGACCTTATCTGGATTTTCCTCTTCCCACTACTTTATCTTACTAAATAA
- a CDS encoding cytochrome C oxidase subunit IV family protein, with the protein MSDHHGPESDHHPHVLPMTMYIAVGTALFVLTALTVWTAKFMPEMIFHFTKMQITPTIAIIIALIIAFTKAALVCGFFMHLHYDKPLNRATFLSGIFFLSLFFLFTLADTLTRDDKVHLREGMPESFQTLTEIPHKPYMVKATAGYTPLGYKIDKAEQVIKAEPPKEEKSVETPVAE; encoded by the coding sequence ATGAGCGACCATCACGGACCCGAAAGTGACCATCACCCGCACGTACTTCCTATGACGATGTACATTGCAGTCGGCACAGCCCTTTTTGTCCTTACTGCACTCACTGTATGGACAGCTAAGTTCATGCCAGAAATGATTTTTCATTTCACAAAGATGCAAATCACACCAACTATTGCGATCATCATTGCTTTGATCATTGCTTTCACTAAAGCAGCTTTAGTTTGTGGCTTCTTCATGCACTTGCACTACGACAAGCCTCTTAATAGAGCGACTTTCCTCTCAGGAATATTCTTCTTGTCACTCTTCTTCCTTTTCACTTTAGCTGATACTTTAACTCGTGATGATAAAGTTCATCTTCGTGAAGGCATGCCTGAGAGTTTTCAGACACTTACTGAAATCCCTCACAAGCCTTACATGGTAAAAGCTACTGCAGGCTACACTCCACTCGGCTACAAAATTGATAAAGCTGAGCAAGTAATAAAAGCTGAACCACCTAAAGAAGAAAAGTCAGTAGAGACTCCCGTAGCCGAATAA
- a CDS encoding type II secretion system protein → MKKHFLSLTEMLVVVGIIILLFSIGVPAVIKGMQKGELTECKGNLSQLAKATAVYLKDNKNYFPPEEGSAWASNASDPISLYLGSSYDKVNVCPSNPSEDASYYASANSTISSDLNASGGTKGLKSSKVKRPETMSLFVSYDVYNNLGGSVNEQWHGSDNTYPFVNVGGSVTSLKINSSDLSNANKNDRIDFKND, encoded by the coding sequence ATGAAAAAGCACTTTCTCTCACTCACCGAGATGCTTGTCGTCGTCGGCATTATTATACTTTTATTTTCTATTGGTGTCCCTGCCGTCATCAAAGGTATGCAGAAGGGTGAACTCACCGAATGCAAAGGCAACCTTAGCCAACTTGCAAAAGCCACTGCGGTTTACCTAAAAGATAATAAAAATTACTTCCCCCCAGAAGAAGGAAGTGCTTGGGCTTCTAATGCAAGTGACCCTATATCTCTCTATCTTGGTAGTAGTTATGACAAGGTAAATGTATGTCCAAGCAACCCTAGTGAAGATGCATCATATTATGCTTCTGCTAATAGCACAATTTCAAGCGATTTAAACGCAAGCGGAGGGACTAAGGGCTTAAAATCCTCGAAAGTTAAACGTCCTGAAACAATGAGCTTATTTGTCTCCTACGATGTTTATAATAACCTCGGCGGCAGCGTCAATGAACAATGGCATGGTAGCGACAACACCTATCCTTTTGTTAATGTTGGCGGTTCAGTTACTTCACTTAAAATAAATAGCAGTGACTTGAGTAACGCTAACAAAAATGATAGAATCGATTTTAAAAACGATTAA
- a CDS encoding sulfatase-like hydrolase/transferase: MKYLFSLFFLFNFATFADKQPNIILIFADDMGYDDVGYHGNKRIITPNIDSIAEQGVQFSQGYVSASVCGPSRAGLLTGVYQQRFGCGENPNGSGYPNQMKYPMAGLPQSQSMISEELKTLGYTNGMIGKWHMGFDMSLRPNQRGYDFFYGFINGSHDYTEWTQEFAKGKSRWPIFRNEEMEPANKAQYIDVFKEKGVKVVDENYLTDLFTDEAVNFIDRNADKPFFLYLAYNAVHHPWQTTQHALDKTAHLKDDKNYHVFASMVYAMDEGIGKVMKKLKEKNIDDNTIIIFLSDNGSPQGQGIEHSPKDPNRHRGGFTMSSTGIFRGYKGDTYEGGIRVPFCIKWPQQIQKGTKYDMPISALDLQPTLVKAAGGNDKKPQKGFAYDGVDILPYLKEDKEIKRSLFWRRDTDYAIRKGDWKLQWNDAHGPLTITLFNIKEDPEERSNLIKQHPELAQQLQNEFDTWDNSMPDNEWWGGPWNRLRHMNTAEINVAQFNQNPPKAHNARKKIRK, encoded by the coding sequence ATGAAATACCTTTTCTCTTTATTTTTCTTATTCAATTTTGCGACCTTCGCAGACAAGCAACCCAATATTATCCTCATTTTTGCCGATGACATGGGCTATGATGACGTGGGCTATCACGGCAACAAACGTATTATCACCCCAAATATCGACTCTATTGCTGAGCAAGGTGTACAATTTAGCCAAGGCTATGTAAGCGCATCGGTCTGTGGCCCGTCTCGAGCGGGCTTACTCACAGGTGTTTACCAACAACGCTTTGGCTGTGGCGAAAACCCCAATGGTTCAGGCTACCCCAATCAAATGAAGTACCCCATGGCTGGTCTCCCTCAAAGTCAATCGATGATTTCAGAAGAACTCAAAACCTTAGGTTATACTAATGGTATGATTGGCAAGTGGCACATGGGTTTTGACATGAGTCTTCGTCCTAACCAACGCGGTTATGATTTTTTCTACGGTTTTATCAATGGTTCACACGATTATACCGAGTGGACTCAAGAGTTTGCTAAAGGCAAATCTCGCTGGCCTATCTTTAGAAACGAAGAAATGGAACCTGCCAACAAAGCGCAGTACATCGATGTATTTAAAGAAAAAGGTGTCAAAGTTGTCGATGAAAATTACCTGACAGACCTATTTACAGATGAGGCAGTCAATTTTATTGATCGCAACGCCGATAAACCATTTTTCCTTTATCTCGCTTATAACGCCGTGCATCATCCCTGGCAAACAACGCAACATGCGCTTGATAAAACGGCACACCTTAAAGACGACAAAAACTATCACGTTTTTGCCTCAATGGTTTATGCCATGGATGAAGGCATCGGCAAAGTGATGAAGAAACTCAAAGAGAAAAACATTGACGATAACACCATCATAATTTTCCTGAGCGACAATGGCTCTCCTCAAGGTCAAGGCATCGAACATAGTCCAAAAGACCCCAATCGCCATCGTGGAGGTTTTACCATGTCTTCGACAGGAATCTTCCGTGGATATAAGGGCGACACTTATGAAGGCGGAATTCGAGTGCCTTTTTGCATCAAGTGGCCTCAACAAATACAAAAAGGCACGAAATATGACATGCCGATCTCTGCTCTTGACTTGCAACCCACGTTAGTTAAAGCTGCTGGCGGCAATGATAAGAAACCGCAAAAAGGATTTGCGTACGACGGCGTAGACATCCTCCCCTATTTGAAGGAAGATAAAGAAATAAAACGCAGCTTGTTCTGGAGACGTGACACGGACTACGCCATTCGCAAAGGCGACTGGAAGCTGCAATGGAACGACGCCCATGGCCCGCTAACCATTACTTTATTTAATATTAAAGAAGATCCCGAAGAGAGAAGTAACCTCATCAAACAACATCCTGAATTGGCACAACAACTACAAAATGAATTTGACACTTGGGATAACAGTATGCCCGATAACGAATGGTGGGGCGGACCGTGGAATCGCCTGAGACATATGAACACAGCAGAAATCAATGTCGCCCAATTTAATCAAAACCCACCTAAAGCCCATAATGCACGTAAAAAAATTCGTAAATAA
- a CDS encoding DUF3392 family protein — MHEFWNNINGWLRDHILTITIAQITGLLVVYGDLLSQKMSRLLSKQSFFLRLSGFIGINAFLIGFLTIFIAKLISLFYLRIPQNYLLLTLLSGFVLVGVIAERHKHI, encoded by the coding sequence ATGCACGAATTTTGGAACAACATAAATGGATGGTTACGAGACCACATTCTCACGATCACTATTGCTCAAATAACAGGACTCCTTGTGGTCTATGGAGATCTCCTTTCACAGAAAATGAGTCGCCTCCTTAGCAAGCAGTCCTTCTTTCTTCGCCTCAGTGGATTCATAGGCATCAACGCATTCCTCATAGGCTTTCTCACCATCTTTATTGCGAAGTTGATTTCTTTATTTTATTTGCGAATCCCGCAAAATTATTTACTACTCACTCTTTTATCAGGCTTTGTACTTGTGGGAGTTATTGCCGAACGCCACAAACACATCTAA
- a CDS encoding lipopolysaccharide kinase InaA family protein: protein MSSLFSDFDTIWNMDIPAVEEPNKRRGGWSGVYIYDHTNSDGTLERFFIKRQENHYKKTLLNPIKGRLTFDLEFINIKKFQERNVPVVEAVFFEQRKFKGKDQAILITKDLKGYTPLRDLLKTFPKSEYEALLTISGKLIRQMHDANLVHRCLHPKHLFLKKANDSYEGSFIDLEKVREASFNSRSKRDDLRRLLKMKKIDRTALITPLVKGYLKDTEDHKSLENYLIHNP from the coding sequence TTGAGCTCATTATTCTCTGATTTTGATACCATCTGGAATATGGATATTCCTGCCGTTGAAGAACCCAATAAGCGTCGCGGTGGCTGGAGTGGCGTCTACATTTATGACCATACAAACAGTGATGGAACTCTCGAACGTTTTTTCATCAAAAGACAAGAGAATCACTATAAAAAAACATTACTCAACCCCATAAAGGGACGCTTAACTTTTGATCTTGAATTTATCAATATAAAAAAATTTCAAGAGCGCAACGTACCCGTAGTCGAAGCTGTTTTTTTTGAGCAGCGCAAGTTTAAAGGTAAAGATCAGGCCATCCTCATCACCAAAGACCTCAAGGGTTACACGCCCCTTAGGGATCTGTTAAAAACTTTTCCTAAGAGTGAATATGAGGCTCTGCTCACTATAAGTGGTAAACTTATTCGCCAAATGCATGACGCCAATTTAGTTCATCGCTGTTTGCACCCTAAACACCTCTTCCTCAAGAAAGCTAATGATAGTTACGAAGGTTCTTTTATTGACCTCGAAAAAGTGCGCGAGGCCTCTTTCAATTCAAGATCAAAACGCGACGATTTAAGACGCCTTTTAAAGATGAAAAAAATAGACCGCACTGCTTTAATCACGCCTTTAGTTAAAGGTTACCTTAAAGATACGGAAGATCATAAAAGTTTAGAGAATTATTTAATTCATAATCCCTAA
- the cmoA gene encoding carboxy-S-adenosyl-L-methionine synthase CmoA, producing the protein MQDEVFLKPTAKGGFRFNKEVADVFDDMVTRSVPMYPEITRICARFAAQAAQEGSRVYDLGCSTASTLLEVNKYLGDKEVELVGCDPSLDMLEKAKVKTSGLENFTFQHENAQEALLENASVVIMNFTLQFIPRDERPAILKKIASSLPKGGLFVFSEKIATDLPDDLDNLVTTLYDEYKQFNGYADSEIANKRKALENVLIPDSHTWHKKALGEAGFAGSAIIANWLNFSCLMAWK; encoded by the coding sequence ATGCAGGATGAAGTCTTTTTAAAGCCCACGGCTAAGGGGGGCTTTCGATTTAATAAAGAAGTTGCCGATGTTTTTGATGACATGGTGACGCGTTCCGTGCCTATGTATCCAGAAATCACTAGGATATGTGCACGCTTTGCGGCGCAAGCAGCACAAGAAGGGAGTCGGGTCTATGACTTAGGGTGTTCGACTGCGAGTACTTTATTAGAAGTTAATAAATACCTTGGTGATAAAGAAGTGGAGCTCGTTGGTTGTGACCCGTCCTTAGATATGTTAGAAAAAGCAAAAGTAAAAACTTCAGGTTTAGAAAACTTCACTTTTCAACATGAAAATGCTCAAGAAGCCTTGTTGGAAAATGCTTCAGTGGTGATTATGAATTTCACCTTACAATTTATTCCTAGAGATGAAAGACCCGCAATTCTAAAGAAGATCGCAAGTTCTTTACCCAAAGGTGGTCTCTTTGTTTTTTCAGAAAAAATTGCTACCGACCTCCCAGATGATCTCGACAATTTGGTAACAACTTTGTACGATGAGTACAAACAATTTAATGGTTATGCAGATAGCGAAATCGCCAATAAGCGAAAAGCTCTTGAAAATGTGTTGATCCCCGACTCACACACCTGGCATAAAAAAGCTTTAGGCGAAGCCGGCTTTGCGGGTTCCGCAATCATCGCTAATTGGTTGAATTTCTCCTGTCTGATGGCCTGGAAATAA
- the dapF gene encoding diaminopimelate epimerase: MMNSFSFTKMHGCGNDFIVVNTFRETVPEDLSALAQDMCQRRFAVGADQFIILGSAESADANFRMDILNADGSKVEMCGNALRCAAVYAKREGLIQSDELKIETMTGISFATILEDGNVRIAVAVPSTTIVDVGLDSEHPLFGTPLSAEQYTFPMTAVSVGNPHAVTYVDEIDLLNLEKIGPLFEHHEVFKNRANIEFVKVIDDHHVEMRVWERGSGETLACGSGACAVAVASVLHGVAKSPMKVSLKGGDLEIEWEGRGKPVYMSGSASFVFDATWSY; encoded by the coding sequence ATGATGAATTCATTTTCTTTTACAAAAATGCACGGTTGTGGGAATGACTTCATTGTCGTAAATACCTTTCGGGAAACAGTGCCTGAAGATTTGTCGGCTTTGGCGCAAGATATGTGCCAACGTCGCTTTGCCGTTGGAGCGGATCAATTCATTATTTTGGGGTCTGCTGAGTCTGCAGACGCTAATTTCCGTATGGATATTCTCAATGCGGATGGTTCTAAAGTGGAAATGTGCGGTAACGCTTTGCGTTGTGCAGCGGTCTATGCTAAACGAGAAGGTTTGATCCAGTCAGATGAACTTAAAATCGAAACAATGACAGGAATTTCATTTGCGACAATTTTAGAAGATGGGAATGTGAGGATAGCTGTCGCCGTTCCCTCCACTACAATTGTAGATGTCGGCTTGGATAGTGAGCACCCATTATTTGGCACGCCTCTGTCCGCTGAACAGTATACTTTTCCAATGACCGCTGTGTCTGTGGGCAATCCCCATGCAGTTACCTACGTAGATGAAATTGACTTACTCAATTTAGAGAAAATTGGGCCATTATTTGAGCATCATGAGGTCTTTAAGAATCGAGCTAATATTGAATTTGTAAAGGTTATTGATGATCACCACGTGGAAATGCGCGTTTGGGAAAGAGGTTCTGGAGAGACTTTAGCTTGTGGCTCGGGTGCTTGCGCAGTGGCTGTAGCTAGTGTTTTGCATGGCGTTGCAAAATCACCGATGAAAGTTTCCCTCAAAGGGGGTGATCTAGAAATCGAATGGGAAGGGCGAGGAAAGCCAGTTTACATGTCGGGTTCCGCAAGCTTTGTTTTTGACGCAACTTGGTCCTATTGA
- a CDS encoding MotA/TolQ/ExbB proton channel family protein, with the protein MLFTSLISAAESAQSSSSFKEILSQGGLVLLVLVALSLFLIALVALLFMTLREQVLIPNNFINEAASLSEKGDMEALAQLCKSSQSPAGAIIGAAADQMHSDSDSSYDMVKDAAESEGSHQIGIIHHKLSYVSDIAKIAPMIGLLGTVLGMMQAFSGLKQDFGAVKPIALADGIAQAMVTTAAGLIVGLIAMFCHSLLRQRAGHLTDILEQKSARVLRRFMKKA; encoded by the coding sequence ATGCTTTTTACCTCTCTTATCAGCGCTGCTGAAAGCGCCCAAAGTTCATCTTCATTCAAAGAAATCCTATCCCAGGGTGGCTTGGTACTTCTCGTGCTCGTCGCCCTCTCCCTCTTTCTGATTGCACTTGTCGCTCTCTTGTTCATGACTTTGCGGGAACAAGTTCTAATCCCGAATAATTTCATCAATGAAGCTGCATCTCTAAGTGAAAAAGGTGACATGGAGGCCTTAGCCCAACTCTGTAAAAGCTCACAAAGCCCTGCAGGCGCTATCATTGGTGCTGCAGCTGATCAAATGCATTCAGACTCCGACTCAAGCTATGACATGGTTAAAGACGCTGCAGAAAGCGAAGGCTCTCACCAAATCGGCATCATTCATCATAAACTCTCATATGTAAGTGACATTGCTAAAATAGCCCCAATGATCGGACTCCTCGGTACAGTACTTGGTATGATGCAAGCCTTCTCAGGTCTCAAGCAAGATTTTGGCGCTGTAAAACCTATTGCTCTTGCTGATGGCATTGCTCAAGCCATGGTTACAACCGCAGCCGGTCTTATTGTCGGTCTCATCGCCATGTTCTGCCACTCCCTATTACGCCAACGCGCTGGCCACTTAACTGATATCCTAGAACAAAAGAGTGCCCGAGTTTTACGCCGCTTCATGAAAAAGGCCTAA
- a CDS encoding ExbD/TolR family protein, which produces MKFKRPTASDNEGPQLAPMIDIFFLTLIFFMVASVYSQFERNISIVVPKAASGEDNARYPGEVIINVDKEGKFSINNSDKSLDEIDVILADIASYYTGQPVIIRCDGKAAFSNYVKVFDLCKSHAIENVRIATLGEDQ; this is translated from the coding sequence ATGAAATTCAAAAGACCCACTGCAAGTGACAATGAAGGGCCGCAACTTGCACCCATGATTGACATTTTCTTCTTAACCCTGATTTTTTTCATGGTTGCTTCAGTCTATTCTCAGTTTGAACGCAATATTTCTATAGTTGTTCCAAAGGCTGCTTCTGGAGAAGACAACGCTCGTTACCCTGGCGAAGTGATTATCAATGTCGACAAAGAAGGTAAATTTAGCATTAACAACAGTGACAAAAGCTTAGATGAAATTGATGTCATTTTAGCAGACATTGCATCCTACTACACTGGCCAACCGGTGATTATTCGTTGCGATGGCAAAGCAGCTTTCTCTAACTATGTCAAAGTTTTTGACCTCTGCAAAAGCCACGCCATTGAAAATGTTCGTATTGCCACCCTCGGAGAGGATCAATGA